ttttggctgtgataggtgccctttaaggtatggcaCCTGAGTGGTGAAGCTGCTCCACTGCGTACCTCCGTAACAACTCTTTTACCAGGGGTTTTTGCTGTGAAATTACAAAAGATTGATGGCGGGTGACCGAGGCAGAGCAAGAAGGCAAAACAGCCTGGCTCCGACACATCCAGCCCAGAAAGTAGATTAAAGAAAGATATCAGCATTTCCCACAAGATGGCGACTGTGAGTCCTGTAAACAACGTTCAATTTCAAACAAAGTCTCACAGTGACATTCCatttgacattaaagggatactgtcatggggaaaaaaatttttcaaaatgaatcagtcaatagtgctgctccagcagaattctgcactgaaatccatttctcaaaagagcaaacagatttttttatattcaattttgaaatctgacatggagctagacatattgtcagtttcccaggtgccccaagtcatgtgacttgtgctctgataaacttcagtcactctttactgctgtactgcaagttggagtgatatcacccctcccttcccccccccagcagcctaacaacagaacaatgggaaggtaaccagatagcagcagcctaacacaagataacagctgcctgatagatctaagaacaacactcaatagtaaaaacccatgtcccactgagacacattcagttacattgagaaggaaaaacagcagcctgccagaaagcatttctctcctaaagtgcaggcacaagtcacatgacttggggcagctggaaaattgacaaaatgtctagccccatgtcagatttcaaaattgaatataaaaaaaatctgtttgctcttttgagaattggatttcagtgcagaattctgctggagcaccactattaactgattcatttttcatttcccatgacagtatccctttaactataaacACATGGCTACAGTAGTTGCCAATATGCTAAACCCCATCATTGAAGCTTCAATAGACAAAGCAGTGCAGAAAACATAGTAAATTATTCACTCAACTTACGTCACAACATGACAGTATCATAGAAATGGAGAGGATAACGCTTCTTCTTCCACTAATAAAATTAGAGTTAGAGAATAAAGCAGAGGACCTAGAAAATAGGTCAAGAAAAATAACCTGTATTTTATCGGTATCCCAGAACACTATAATCAGGAGTCACTGACAGACCTTCTTATACATTGGTTGCCAAAGGCTTTGGAATTACAAAAAGAAATACCCTTGTTACAAAGTGGAAGAGCGTACAAAGTGGCTCCATTACCTGATTGGAATAATCAGAAACCCAGAACTGTCCTTGTCAGATCTTTGGACTGGTTAATCTCTATATTTCAGTTTATTAAGCTGTGTTTTGCCTCTCaaggaaaaaaagttttgaagtTCAAATAATTGTAAGTTCAACAATGTTCTGTTATTACTTTATTAgtgatacatttgtttttttatcattccAATTGTTCTCATGACTATTTTACGGTTATTAATATTAACAAATTGGGCAAAGCTAGTATATTGAGTAAATGTTtcacattatctttaaaaatggataATATCACAATTATTTCATGGAATGTTAATGGTATTAATTCCTCTATCAAAAGGAAAAGAATTCTGCAAGAActtaaaaagtagaattttaaaTCCAGCAATTAAAGGATTCCCTTTACATGGAACAGGGACAAGAATAGACTATTTTCTTCTGTAAACTATTCAGTCAAGTTTCTGATGCAAAGATAGGGGACTTTAATTGTTTAGACCACACtcctataagtagtgatgggcgaatctctcccgtttcggtTCAATTtttcgcaaaatttgcgaaatggtgaaaaattctctaattttccacaaaattactgaaatggcgaaaaattcgcgataAATCGTGGAAacggaaagttcatgaaaaattagtgaaatttgGCCGTTTTCAAAAAACTTCATTTCAAAATCCTATATCCCCTTgaaatttcctttatttctgttGTCCAGACCTGATTTCCAAcaaatgcttacatttttttaacaacaCTCCCCATTCCAACAAACCAATTCTCCTTTGGGATACCTGGAAAGCTTACATAAGGGGATACCTGGAAAGCTTACATAAAGCTTACATTTGAGGAAAGGTACCAGACAGGGATGTCCTCTTTCTCCATTGTTGTTTAATTCATCACTGGAATCATTAATTAGAGCATTAAAGaatgctgattagtgatgggcgaatttgcgccgtttcccgcgaaatttgcgaaacggtgaaaaattagcaaaatggcgcAATTTTTTCAACGCCGTTTTTTTCgatatttttttgatgccggcaaattttcgccagcgaatttctGCGGGTGTTTCACAAAGTTTTTCGCCGTCGTctaatatattcgcccatcactaatgctgattGCTTACCTGGCCTATATATAAACAACTCTAAAGTTCAAGTAACAGCCTTTGCAGATGACTTGCTTTTAATTGTCACTGATCCCATTAAAAATTTGGTCAACATATTTTCTCTGgattcaaaattaatttaaaaaaaatctgagctcATGGACGTggaaaaccaaatattttacaACTAACGGGACTAGACAAAAGCTGGCCTGTTATTAAATACCTAGGCATAGATTTACGCAGTGGAGTAAAATAAGTAACTATAAGGGTTCAGTGTTCTTAAGTATATAAGGAAGACACTGATAAGGTTCAGTCTCTTCTCTTTGTGGATTCAACCTGGGCAGGCAGATGGGACAACATTGGAGCCCGGCAGCAGTGAGTAATAGGTAAGTTAGTTGTAAGGATATTCTCTTTTATAGCTCAGTTCAGGAGTGATAGTTAGGAGTAGGGTAGATAGTGAGCAGCCTGAGCTCCACCAAGGATGGTTATTAGAAATAGAGTCCATGGGGTACTATCAAAAAGTAGGGatctaagtgtacagacctaggggtTGATGTTGTCCCTTCTAGCTTCCACTTGAGAGGCCCAAAGCTGGGATTGACACTTTCAAATTAACTACTCATTGTTGGACATTGGTCCCTGATGGGTAATTCCTCCTGAAGAGTTTTATTGTGAGTATTTGTTGAACAAGTGTTCTATATCATCTGTGTTTATCTCCCATGTGATCTTGATATAATCCTACTATAAAGAAGTtactgtttaattttaaaagtaccAACAGCATACATTTCATTAATTCTACTAAAGACTAGCACAGCAAGGATAGGGGTTAACTGAATGTCGTGTCTCCATCAGAAACAGGTTTGGTGTGGGTGGTTTGGGTGTCTGAAAATCTGCAAATTGTAGTTAAAGCTTTACTAAACAAATCTTGTGTTTTCATTATTGTTCCCAAACGGGCTCACACCCTGAAAGATATGCTATCGCCTACTCACCACTTACATCAGAAGGCAATTATAGATGCGGGAGCCGCAGATGCATAACTTGTAAGCACATGAAGGTATCAAAAAATTCAAGTCAACAGTGACAGGAAAGGAATATGACATTAAAGGCTACATCAACGTGTCTGAGGTGCCAAAAGCAATATGTGGGGTGTACAAGTAGGAAATCGAAAGAAAGagcaaaagaaagagaaaatatggGATAGAGAGAGTAAGATTAGGAGAGAGAAGAGATGATCATTTAAGCCTTTTAGGAAGGAGAGAGGTGTTCTGGATTTTTCATTTGGGAACACGTTTGCCATTAGGACTTAACCATGAATTCGATGTCACCTGctacacctaggggcccatttacttagctcgagtgaaggaatagaggaaaaatagttagaatttcgaatgttttttttggctacttcgaccatcgaatgggctacttcgaccttcgcctACGATCTtcgacttggaatcgaacgattcgaactaaaaatcgttcgactattcgaccattcgatagtcgaagtactgtctctttaaaaaattcttcgaccccctagtttgccacctaaaacctaccgaggccaatgttagcctatggggaaggtccccataggcttcctaacaattttctcatcgaaggatcgatggattaaaatccttcaaatcgttcaaattgcgctaaatcctttacttcgatattcgaagccgaaggattttactacgacggtcgaatatcgagggtaaattaactctcgatattcgatcctaggTAAATGTGCCACCTAAATATGTAGAATAGATTGATTTGAAGAGTGTAGAGGGGCCAATAGGAAAAGTTATTCTATTAGAGAAGCGCTGACGGAAAGAAGTAGTGACGGCTTTTATGGTTTATAACATAAGTATTTGTATGGAATGTGATATTAGCGCAAAGCATTTATGATATACGGTTATTtatacaaagatatttttttatatattaaaacttcCTTTGatgattttgaatacattttcaagTTACTATATCAAACTACAATTTATTCGATTTATTGAAATGTTAATGAGACTTGAGTTGTGATATACGCTGTGGAAGATACAATATAAATGCCCCACAGAGGCAGATCTGTTTAAATATGGAACAAGTAGGGTTAATCCCTTTTGATTTGGTTTTAAGGAATAATCCCATGTGATATTTGATTGGGTCCAAGAACAATGGGAGGGATTATTTGGGTTTAAATATTGTGTAACACATGCTGTTGAttgagacacctatgactaagcgccggattgtgcgaaacgcgtaaggtaggccatgtggggtcagtatgcatcataatactttttaaaaatgtgaataataaatatttttatttactgaagatgagccttgggacatatatcttttgatataaagtTTTGTGGGTTGATTGCCTTTTGAACCggggcatgtccctctggctCTGCCTTAGGCTACTGGACTCCTGATTATAAAATAGTTGATTATGGTTTGACCCTGTTTCTGTGAATAATCCATTGGTACAGgaacaggatctgttatcctgaaacctgttatccagaaaagctccaaataatgggaTGGCCCTCgcccacagattccattttaatcaaataatttaattattattattatttcatttaattattattaatgtagaaaaggatttcttctctttctgtgtaataataaaacagttgcttgtacttgatcccaactaagatataaataatccttattggaggcaaaaccggcctattggctttatttcatgtttacatgattttctagtagagttaaaggataagtaaacctttaaaataagtgaatgtaaaatggatgagggggctattctaatcacttttgtaatttacattcattatttattttgtattaattccaagatattaagggatccTTTAGTCTTGGCTAGAATGGTTACAATGGGAACTCTATCCGCCTCcactggaaaaacattctttctcTTGACTTCAGCAAATGGACAGGTTAACCCTTACACTGCTTAATCCAAGCAAAGACTTATTAGACAGAAATGAATGTTGTTCTGAATCATTGATGATCGAATGCACCTATGaataaagttttattgaaaaaaaattaaaaagagaagTCAGGGTGAAGTTATCTGTGATGACGTCAAATGGGGAAAAATGGCTACCGGGAGAAACTAAGTCTGTGCCCTGAGTTTATGTGGCTGGAAATAGGAAGTAGTTTGAGCTTCAAAAATGATGCGGCTCAGTTGGGGGAACATTTAACGTCTAAGTAAACTTTGCATTTACATATCCTTTAACAGGCAACTAtatcttatgtaaccataacataataaatatctgaatgaacagaatgaaacaggagggtgatatagacatgCTGATCGGTGACAATGTCTGGAGATCtattgatcaccagctaaagttctactggtagatcccgaactaccttttggacacccctgccttaaaggagaaggaaagctaccgaggcattttattgccaatagattagctgcaatagtacaagctagaatgctatatttattctgtaaaatgttttaccatacctgagtaaaaagctctaaaaactctcagtttgtttaggataggagctacagtattaatgtggtgtgacatcacttcctgcctgagtctctccctgctctgggctcagattacagtagagaagggggaagaggagcaaactgagcatgctcacgcccagggcaatgaggtttaagctgaaaacaggaagtctgatacagaagcccatgagtacacaatagaaggaaagaaatgcagtgtttcttttgacaggggactcagagcagcactattttgggggtttagtggtatatttagatggacctttctgataaggtttacttagttttaacctttccttctcctttaatatcttggaataaaaaaccaaataaataatgaatatatatatattgcaacatttcttagaaaagccccctcatccattttacattactaattcaaggtttatttatcctttaatgttttaattattttttttagtagactcaaggtatgaagatctatattacagaatgatcccttatatggaaaacctcaggtcctgagcattctggataacaggtcccatatctgtgctTAGGCCTGaattgacccggacagcccagtttttagAAGGGATGCCCGGGTCAACAcagtctgcccggttttccaaaaaaGGATCTCCTCTGATTGACATGtcaatcagccaattgctgatcaccaCATCAAAAGCCCCACCCATGTGATGTAACATGCCCTGCCCATAATGACACTGCCTCACCCAGTGATGTCATGAACAGATCGTGAGccacacaaaatacaaaatatggaGTTGCTTCTGTGCAACTCTTGGTTTACTGATAGGAGACTGATAGGAACCAGGACTAACTGCAAAATCTATATGTGCTTCTAATCACCCCCTGATAAAGAAGTCCTGCAAGAAAACCTGACACACACCTGCCTTTATTTCTTGGGCTCCCCTTGCAGAAACGCCTTATTGTCACAAACAAGAAACAGAGGCAACACGTTGATCACAATCATATTCATTTATTGATTTTGGCTgcttgtataaaataaaaaacattctcgaaaaacagaaaattgcaccaAACCAATTAAGAGAGAGAGGATGAAAGAGAAGAACAGTTGCACATTCTGTCAGTGGCCTCAGgcaacacaaaacaaacacaaaaccCTCCATTTATGAGCCCGGATGTGAAATGCTTTGCAGTTGTACAACAGAGCACAACTAATTGAATACACTGGAGGCCACAAGGTGCTGGAGTTGCTCAAGCCCAAGGTGAGGCTCACAGCTTCCACCACTAAAACCACAGGCACAAATACTCCACCGATGGTTCCTCAGCGAAGGAATGTTTTGTCCCATATGGTTTCAGCGCTTAAACCCGTTCAAATGATCAATGAGCCCATATTGATAAGGTTAAATGAACAAACCCAAAAAGTATTGAAAGAATCTCAACAGTGAGAATGTGGATCTAATTAACCTGTTTGTGGACAACATTTGCTGTCATGATCTTCAGCTTAAGATCGATTGTTAGATCAGGATCCAATAACTTGTGGCTACCCCTGCTCTACAGTATCCATTAGAGATGGTATGTTGGtctttgcctggactcttgttgaAGTGCTGCTCATTGTATTCCCCAAGAACGTTTTGAAAGTTCTAGTGTAGCAACCACTGACAATGATGGGAGATCTGCTGCTTGATTTGCTTGATTTGCCTTCACCTGCTGAGGCCACTGACTGAATGTAACATGGTTTTACCAACAAAGTTGTTTTTCTTCAGGTTTTTCTTCAGGTTTATTTTCCTCCCCATAAACCTCAACTTCACAGAGCTGGAGATATTCATTGCGGCCAGGAATGACCACACTCACATACTGACCCACCATCCCCTTACAGCACATATTGATGGTGAGTTGAGAGACATCAGTGACGGTGGCGcatctataaaacaaaatctGGGATTATTTTAtgacaacaggaaaaaaaaaaagagaaaaatagctGGTAAATATTTTTACAAGGCTTGGGGCTTTTTCGTTAAGTCTACTGGTACTGGCCTTCACTGAGTGTTTTTGGGTAGGAATGGGACTTTGATCCTTGCATAAACAGCTATGATAATAGAGTTATAAATAGTTCTAGTGGATCCCAAGTATTGGATATAAGAAGGCAATAACACAACATCAACAGGGGCATTTGACACATGAAAAGGTATATATTTCACTGCTTCAAAAATGGCCTCCATATTTTATCCATATCTTACATATTGTAAGATTTGTCTACTTCTTagtgggattctgtcatgattttttatggtgtagtttttatttaaactCTTTAGAtcacaaataattcattctagcattaaaatgttattcctgaaccaacaagagaatttttttagctgtaatattggtgtttaagcgtctcaggtcattttgcctggccagcACTTTagagtggaactgctttctggcaggttgttgtttctcctactcaatgtaactgaatgtgtctcagtgggacctggattttacttttgagtgttgttcttatatctaccatggagctgttatcttgtgtcagggacctgttatctggttaccttcccaatatTCTGTTCTTCAACttgcatcagtaaagagtgactgaagtttatcagagcacaagtcacatgactgagggcacctgggaaactgacaacgtGTCTTAGCCccacatcaaatttcaaaatgaaatataaaaaatagtttttgctcttttgaaaaatggatttcactgcagaatgcTGCTGGGCAGCTCTATTGActgattttgggaaaaaaacatgttttcccttaacagaatctctttaagttgAAGGATatataaaccctaaaaacaaattaatgtctCAGAGCGCTCTTTATTTCCAttaatcattttttacttttgtttccaATATATTAGATATTTTGGGCAATTTAAAAccactaatataatgaattttaaacAGTACCACCTGGTGGTACCTGTCTacaacaaaggaaaaaaacattaacgggggaatgtaataaaaaccgataacggaaaaactattcgcaatgcgaaaagttatgcctttgtgcgaacaaattttgctttgtgcgaatttaatatagcttttgcgagcccggaaactgtttagcgaccacttccgacagtgaaagaccgtttgcgaatttaatagtttgcgccaatgcgcagtcaatgtaataaaacttcttactgaaaaagtcgttatgtttgctccaaaagattacgacaccttcaagcacttcttatgagtgcgcaattaaaattcgtaatgcgcaattaaaattcgcaatgcaataacagtttaaggaacaatattatattgcgagatgtggatttttagtcttattggtgcgaattgttttgctctttgcgacttttattacattcccctgtttctCTGACAAAATAAAGCTGCTCCATCTGCTAGAGAAACATCACATGACTTCTTACTATATTACTCACTTGAGGATACATTTATCTAAGGGAAATTACAAAGTTTTCTGCTCATTGGATAATAttttttagaggcagatttatcaaagggggaAATAGAGTGAATCATAGTTTAACCCTAAAAGTtctgtacaaatggaaaaaactgttACTGTTTAACTGTTGTGAGTTCGATTTTCAGTGCTTGATGACTATGCCTCTTGGCCTTTATGACTGGGAGtcctaaaagggattctgtcacaggaaaacatttgATGTAAGGCTGGCCATTTTCTTACATTCCCAAGTGCCCTCAGCTATGTGACtagtgctttgataaactttagtcactctttccTGCTGCTCTACAAATTGGAGTGTTATTCCCCCCCCCTTGGGCAGGTAACcagatactagggatgcaccgaatccactattttggattcggccgaacccccgaatccttcactaaagatttggccgaataccgaaccgaatccgaaacctaatttgcatatgcaaattaagggtgggaaaggaaaacattttttacttccttgttttgtgacaaaaagtcacgagatttccctccccgcccctaatttccatatgcaaattaggattcggatccggtttggccgggcagaaggattcggccgaatccgaatcctgctgaaaaaggccgaatcctggccgaatcccgaaccgaatcctggatttggtgcatccctaccagataCAATaccttatctgaaagcagtttcattgtgcagtgctggctttttctgaaagctcaggatcaggtataatgacctgagatggctcctacacaacaatattacaactaaatggTACAATAGagcatttgcaatgtaaacagtgtaaattagtaataaaaacgacaccataaaaatgacaACAGAATTCCTTTAACAAATTGCTGTCCCTCAGCTTTTACCTGTACATAAGGGGTAGTCTTGGCACGTAATGAGCACGTCATCATTAATGGtgatattttatttcagtttatgGATAGTGAATACAGAAGGCAACTAAGGGAAGTGTTTGGGACTCACACTGGGTTGTTATTATCTGCTGAATTTCCAACACGGATCTGGGCTCCTTTCAGACGATCGGCACAACAGTCTCCTCTGTTCACTATGACCACAGAACCAACTTTGTAGGAATTCTTCAGGTCCACCTGCCACCAAGCGTTTTTGTCATATCCAGTAATGGCGCATGCTTGTACAaaggtatttgtgttttttatgccaTCAATCGCTTTATCAACAGTGTACTGAGGAGCGTAGGTGGAGCTTTGCTTGACTCCTCCTGATCTTGCCAAATTTTGTCCTaacaaatgaaatggtgcaacatGATTGGTTCCTGATATGAACTAGGAGTGTGGTGAATTCATGAGGCAATTTTGGAAGACGTcttattattttcatatattaaaCCAAGCAAAGAAAATAGGagatatctaatgtatctgtagcacttttatcaaaggtcaagaaaACGTGCCtttcttttcactttttatacCCAATGAAGAAATacgttattttattgaaaatgttcctgtatttgccttttctttatttttgtgaaatgaAATACATTTGAGTTGGGATAAAATCATTTTCAGCAGTTTAAAAGCTAAAGAGATCTTTCTGGAAAAACAAAAAGTggatctgataaaaaaaaatgataaaaggtCAATGATGACTTAAAATGTCActgtgtggggggaggggttgtGCCAAAATGATGCCATACAttataattcaataaaaaataattgggatGCTGCCAGGTTATCAATACTCTCTGCACCCATAGAAGGTGAACATGGTGGGACTTGCACCTAATCCAGAGTGGTGCAGatacaagacttttttttttttttttggtacataGAAACATAGttcatttaggttgaaaaaagaccaaagttcatttAGTTCCGCCCCTCCAAATGATCCCCAATGTACTTATAAGGGCTCGTAATTcataagggcttatttacaaccCCAAGGGGTGCAAGTGCAAGAATAGGAAGGACTTACTTAACCCTGGGGTTGTTGCTCTTTGAATGGAGCACTCGAAGTCTGCATGGCTCTCCCCCACCCGAATCTAGTGTGGCCAAACTCACTCTGAATTGTGCTATTTGTATAGTAAGTGCTAAATACTGTACCATCCCTTGTGCTcctattttgcactttgtacactgcatggggcattgtaaatgattagtgatgggctaacCTGATCCTTTTCGCTTTGCTGTAAATTAGCAAAATGTCCATGGGCGACAAATCTTTTTTCACCCATAAAAAATCATCATTTTCTTGGCAAACTCTAAGAAAATTTTGGCTTGACCCTATAAATGATCCCTATAGTTTTGTGAGTTGAAATGCATTCAGGAATGGTATCTCATTGtaccccttccaaaagctttgcTAACTCCTATATCAGATACATATGAAAAAAGCATAGAAAATGCTAAAAAAACGCATTTTCCTCTTTTTACATCATTAAAGGATACgtgaaactttaaaataagtgaatgtaaaatggatgagggggctattctaagaagtgttgcaatatatattcattatttattttgtttttatcccaagatattaagggatacatgtactgttaatatgaatgaattatgttacaacagcgccacctgctggtcagtttcccaccagtctgaccagcaagtagtcaaggaagttgtcaggagaaagaaagaggctgatgttcttctgcttaggaataaaattagaaacctttctcacatctttactaagcagaagaacatcagcctctttctttctcctgacaacttccttgactacttgctggtcagactggtgggaaactgaccagcaggtggcgctgttgtaacaaaattcattcatattaacagtacatgtatcccttaatatcttggaataaaaacaaaacaaagaattaatgtacattgcaacatttcttaaaatagcctcctcatccattttacattcacttattttaaaggtttacttatcatttaagaaatttttttttcaactattgaGAAACCTGTGGCTCACTTTACCTCGGAGGAGATTCTAGTCATGGGGTAGGTAAGAACAATGAATTGTGAAAAGGTAAAAAAGAGAATATTCCTACCTCCTATCTGGGGGTTGCACAACTGCGCCCACCCAACAGCTGCAAATGCGAGCAGAACCACAATGCACTTCATCCTATGGGGAGACAGGAGAATATATTAGTTCCATTGCGTCTAATATAAAGCCACAAAACCAACACCCTTGTTGTACATGACTATGGAGTCCTGCACTGGGTCCGtaccacattttttctttttacatgttTATATTTCACTTTACATGTTTATATTTCACTTTACATGTAGCATGTTATGTAGCTACATTATTGCATATTGTTAAATGACTGCAAAGGTAGTGGTTGAAATTGGTGGCCGCTCTATATTTATACTAAGAAATGATGAGAAATGATTATAAGCAATTATCAGAAATAAAAGTAAGAAATAAGAAATGTAGACATCTCACCTTGCTGCTGGTGCAAATCTGTTCTCTGTCTCTTTGTAACCTGGGCTCGGTTTAAATACCTTGCTCACCTGTATCGAGCAGTTCCATTGAAGTGTCTGCAGAACAGGTTGTGACCCAGCCCTTACAATGAATTTATGTTC
This is a stretch of genomic DNA from Xenopus laevis strain J_2021 chromosome 6S, Xenopus_laevis_v10.1, whole genome shotgun sequence. It encodes these proteins:
- the fucolectin.S gene encoding x-epilectin S homeolog precursor; this encodes MKCIVVLLAFAAVGWAQLCNPQIGGQNLARSGGVKQSSTYAPQYTVDKAIDGIKNTNTFVQACAITGYDKNAWWQVDLKNSYKVGSVVIVNRGDCCADRLKGAQIRVGNSADNNNPVCATVTDVSQLTINMCCKGMVGQYVSVVIPGRNEYLQLCEVEVYGEENKPEEKPEEKQLCW